In the genome of Cervus elaphus chromosome 5, mCerEla1.1, whole genome shotgun sequence, the window ATTTAATTTAAGAAGATTCATAGAGCCTTGGGCTTATGTGTGCTCTTCTGTATAAATGTTATACCTCAGTAAGAAgttaaagaaaaagggaaaagaagttGCTGCCTGGGCCTTAATTAGGTCCAAACATCTGTGGTGGGACCTGGGTAGTGGTGTTCTTGGAAAAAGCTCCCCGGGTGATTCTAAAATGCAGTCACGGGTTAGAACTGCTGGTTTAACCCTGAATTTGGTGTCTCCATTCAGTACATTCTGGTAAGCTTCTCCCCAGGCAGAAATTTAACTCGGAAGGTCCCCTAGGAGGGCCTCCAGTCACTGTTAAGATTTGGCCAGCCGGCTGTGTCCCCCCAAACCTTGCCAACCTTGGTGTCCATCCGGACCCAAACTCAGACATTCCAGTGAAGTCTGGCTGGAGCAGAGAAGGGGTGTGGAGGGAAGAGGTATcaggaggggcagagagggaagaggcCACCTGAATCTTCGGGGGCAGTCAGAATGGCCTCAGGCATTCAGGAGATGTCAGTCTTGCTCAGCCGTCCGTCCTTTGCCCTGAAGATGTGTGTGAAGCTGAGGGACCAGGCCAGAGTCTCTCACTCCCCAGAGGAGAGCTGGGGGGTTGGCGGTCAcatggcagggaggaggggatCAGAGAGAGGGACTCTGGCCCCTGACTTGGGGGTGCAGGGCACAGGGCAGCCCCAGGGCAAATAAAATGGCTTCAGGCCTGGTGAGGTGTAACCAAGCGAAGAGAGGCTTGCAGGAGCTGGCCCTAGCTGTGCCTGGCAGGTCACTGGGTCATCAGTTCCTGGAGGGCGGGGCTCATTGGCCAGGCCCACCCCCAGGGGGACTGTCTTCCTGCCGCTGCAGGAGTTGCAGCCAGAGTCGGGGTCCCCTTGCGATGGCTTTGTGCTGGTGCTGGCTACAGCTGGTCTGTGGTGAGAGGGACTCTTgagcctgcccctccccagcaccGAGATGGCTAGGCCAATTCGTCCAGGTCACTGGCTTCTGGCTTGCTTCCATATGTGCTTCCTCACTGAGTCCTTCTGGGCACCCTCCAGCGCCTCGTGGCACAATGAGGCTGCAGGGCACCGGAACTGGCTCCAGGGGAGGCATCCTCTCCTTGGTTGGATGCCTTCCCAACCCCAGGGTGTGTTGGGGGCTTGCAGTGACTCTCCACCCTTTCCCTTCACCACCCCCACCAGTCCTGGGACCTGAGAGCTTTGGGTCCTTCTTCTCTGTGAGGGTCCTAGGCAGGTCTGAGCCCCTCCCTGCTCTGCCCTTGCTCAGGGTGGGGCGTGGGTGTTGTGCCGGAGGGGAGAGGATGGAGATGGGACCATGGAGGAGGCAGGTCCCCAGGGTGCAGGGTCTCCAGCTCCTCCCACTAGGAGGTGGATGCTGCTTCCTCTCTCGAGGTTGAGCCAGGTGACCTTGGAACTTCCCGCTGCCATCCTGGAATGTTCCCTTGCCAGGCCAGCTCTGAGACATGAGATGCCAGGCTGCCCAGAGAGGCCCCGTGACAGAAGACGGAGCCCCAGGGAAGCACCTGTTGACCGCAGGCACCCAAGGCAGACAATCCCACCCAGGTGAGCCTCGGGGCAAATACAGATAGTtattcagtcgctcggttgtgtctgactctttgaggccccatgaactgtagcaccccccagctcctctgtccttggggttctccaggcaagaatattggagtgggttgccccttccttctccacgggaCACAGAAACACAGGTGCAATAAAAACACCAGCCCGATGCTCCCAGCAGCCCATGTGATATAAATGGCGGCTGATTAAAGACACTTGAGTTTGGGATACACACGTGACACCATTGTTATCTGTTCAACATCTCATCCTTTGGAGGAACCAACCTGCCCCTCCAGGTGGTCCCcagcacccccatcccaccctccccctcctgTTGCCATCCCAGGTTGACTCTGCTCCAGTCTTCCAGAAATCTGCCTCTGAGAGTGAAGGTGTTCAGAGCTTGATCATCTCATGGACTTGCCCTTAAAAACCCAGATTTTCTCATTCTAGTCACTCAGCTTCTTTACAGATCACCTGCCAAACACTGATCCCCTCCacactctctctccccctcctgtTAATTAGTTTCTCCTGTTTCTACCAAGGAACCATGATTGACAAACGTTGCCAGGAGGGAGGAAGTGGTGGGGCGTGCTCCCAGAGCCAGGGGATGCAGGGCAGGTTCTCACCTGAGAAGGGAGAGTCCCAAAGTCCTGGGGTCTGTGGCCCCATCCCTGAGAATTGAATCACTACTCCTCTCTGCTGTGGGGGGTCTGAGACCAAGGACGCGGGGCAGAGGCTGCACGGCCGCCCCTGATAGCGGGGGCCGCGGAGAGGGGCGTCCTCACCTGGCCAGGGGACCCCATGTGGGACTGGGTGGCCACTCTGCTCCGAGACTCTGTGCCAGTTCACATGGGCTGAAATCCTGGAAAACCAAACCCAGGCCCGAGCCTGCAGGCACTGAAAGTGGTGCTGGCTGCATTTGCAGTCACTCCAACAGCAGTGGGGTCTTTGTAGAAAAAAGCCAGAAGTGGAGGTTTGAAAGTCAGCATCTGGGCGGCCCCCACCCTGGGGGGAGCAGCCCCCACACGGGTGGAAGTGCAGGGATTcccacaccccaccccgcccACCTCACCTCTCTTCCTTGCACCTGTGAGCAGCAGGGGGCAGAGAGCATGGAGGGGGACGTGGAGGAAGTTGTGAGTTTTCATCATACAAATTCTGGGGGATATTTGCAGATCCTCAGCCGAGGACCTGCTCTCTGGACAGTGGGCTGACCCTGACCTGCTTAGCACCCTGGggaacaccagggaaacccgGAACCCTGTGGGCTAGACCACTGAATGCCCTCCACCTGTGGGGCAGAGAGCCCCTTGTCAGAACTGACCCCAGACCCCTGCCCCCCAAACCCCCTATGGACCCTGGCTTTACCACCTGAGTATGAGTCTCTTTTTCACCTGGACAGAGAGTCCTTGGCCCCCTCAGCCCTGCCCCACAACTGCACTTCCTGGGCCTTTGCTGCCGACCTCCTGGAAGGGGGTCAGACTGGTGACTCCGGGTGCCCAGACCTCTGTCCTGTCCAGGGCTAGTGGGTCGGGCCACAGGGCTGGTGTGCACAGGGGGGCAGGGCTAGTCCCATGGGTGGCAGTGGCCCCTCCTCCGCCCCTTACTCATTAGCCAGGCTGTACGGTTACCCTGGCCGGCTGGGTGAGGCTGGCTGAGAAGGTGCTCAGGCGTGCAGGGTGGCTGGGTGGCCTGGGCTTGGAATGGACAGCCCCCAGGACACGGTCCCCCCAGGCCGAAGGAGCCGCTGCCCTGCCCTCCGCAGGCTGGTCCCTGTTGGCTTTGGAGCTGAGGCACGGATGATCTTCATCCTTTCTGGACCCCTGGTaaggaggtgggggtgaggggctgaCGAGGCGGGGGGCAGGGGCTGCTCGAGGCCTTCCCCAGAAATCACCCACAGTGACAGTGTCCAGGTGGCACCAGGGGCCACCACCCAGAGCCTGGCGGGGTCTGACCTCTCTCAGCGGcaggcagcccccaccccctcgCCATGAGAGGGACCAGGTGTGTCCTCCTTCAGGAGCCCAGAGAGGCCAAGGGGAGCCCAGGGGTGCCTGCACGGGCGTTTGCATTGGAAGAGGGGCCTTTGCCCATTTATTTTCAAAGGGAAAATGGCTTcaggtacattttttttctgactgtaaagACTACTAAATATGTGCTCCTTGTAAGAGTAAGGACAACAGTAAAAGAAGACACTACGTTCCAATCCCACCACATGGACAGAGGCTTCCTAGGGTTTTGGTGTCTTTAACTCTACTCCTCTGTGTTTGCACGCGGCCGGATGAGGTGGTTACAGTGACATCACCAGCTGTACCCACTCCAGCGCCCCCGCAGGGGAACGAGAGCTCAGGGGTTGATGCTGTTGCCccgtggggagggggcaggacccGGGCCTTCTGCCACCCAGACTCGGCCACACTCTTGCTCCTCCACTGTGGGCGGCTCGCCCTGCGGCCCAGAGGGGCTTCTCGGGGGTCAGGGCCTGGAGAGCCTCTTGCCGGGAGCTGGGCTGTGAGCAGGGCCCTTGACCCCAGCCCCGGCCTTCAGTTCCTCTTCCAGATGCTGAACTTTATGGTCTACGTCGTGAGCACGGTGTTCTGCGGACACCTGGGCACGGTGGAGCTGGCGGCAGTGACCCTCTCGGTGGCCGTGAGTATAGCCAGGACCTTCTTCCCTGGGCTTCTGGGAGAAGACACAGCCTGAGGGCACAGCTGGACCTCCAGCCTCGCCCGAGCACACCCCACGCACAGGCCCGGCCAGGAGGGGTCTCCCACTGCCAGGCAGCCCCCCAGGTGCAGGGTCCCCCTCGGTCTCCTGAAAGCCTGTGTTCTCTCCTGTGTGTGGCTCCAGTTTGTCAATGTCTGTGGAGTTTCCATCGGGTTTGGCTTGTCTTCGGCCTGTGACACCTTGATGTCCCAGGTAGGTGGGCCCCCGGGAACCAGCAGGGCTGGAGCCAGTCCCACAGCTGCTGCAgaaagggcagggctgggcaccCACTCGAGGCCCCGAAGTGGCCCCTGCATCTGGAAACCTGTCAGGCCTTTGGGGGGCAGCTGTCCCGGTACACCCACCCTCAGGGACCATGTGCTCTAGGGACCAGACCCTCCCCTTGCCAGGGTGGCCGGGCGAGAGAGCTCTGGAATGAAAGACAGTCCTCTGACCTTGAGTCCTCTGACTTTGACCTTGAATCCTCTGGCCCTGTGTGCTGAGGGCACACAGAGGGGGCCTGCTGCCCTTGGGAGGCCCACCACCAGGAGGGGCTAAGCTCCGGGGGCCTGGGGCTCACGGTGGGCCTGGCTGCTGCTCACTCCCCAGGGAGACTCGCATGCGCTGGTGCTTCagggatggtggggggtgggcagttcCTCGCCCATCAGGAGTCATCGGAGTACTGGGCACCGTGGGTGGACAGCGGCTGGAGCTCTGCAAACGGTTGCTGTGGTTACTCTGAGCCGCTGAGCCCCTCAGAGGAAGCCCCGGGCGGGGATTGGGGGAGTGGTGGAGGGCTGCCCAGCgcacccacccccccccctccAGCCGGCGAGCGGAGGTCAGGCGCGGGGCGGGCGTAACTCCTGTGTTCCAGAGCTTCGGCAGCCCCAACAAGAAGCACGTGGGCGTCATCCTGCAGCGGGGCGTGCTGGTGCTGCTGCTTTGCTGTCTGCCCTGCTGGGCGCTCTTCCTCAACACCCAGCTCATCCTCCTGTTATGCAGGCAGGACCCGGCCGTGTCCAGGTGCGCTGGGGCGGGCAGGGGCGGGCATCCCGGGAGGCCCACCCCACCCGTGCCGCTCTCTCTGGGTCTCCAGCCATCCCGCGGCCATCTGGTCTGGGGACTCTCCCCCACAGCGTGCTGCTCCAGCTGTGGCCAGCAGggggcagactacagcccatttTAATTGAGAAAAGGCATTTGTATGGGGTTTATTTGCATCTGGTCCCAGCGTGGGCCCGAGCCCGGCAGAGGCTTCGGAAGCAGTGACATGCACACCCCACACCGCAAACAGTGGGAACAGGACCGAACCCCATTTCTGAAGAATTACACACTATGTTGTTAATGTAGGATATATTTCCTCATAGGAATACCTGACTCGTTTCCTGTTATGTGCACTTCATGTAGTTAATTCTTAACGTGATGGAACCTTGTTTTCCCCTCTTACAAACCACACATCATTCCGATTTGAAGTTCCCCAGCCCTGAGACCCTGTGTTTGGGTCCTTTGGTTCTTGGGCCCTGCCTCCTGGCACCCTACCCCCACCGAGGTTCCAGGTGTCTCTGAGGGTCTTGTTTTCAAGGTAAAGTCTGCCAAacctttccccacccccagggtATAGGCTGCTTGGCTCAGAGCCTGGTTCTTTCTCCTGCAGGCTGGCCCAGGAGTATGTGCAGGTCTACATCCCAGGCCTGCCGGTGAGTTGTCTATGGAGCTTGGATCCTGACCCCCCACTAGTCTGGAGCCCCTCAGCCCTCGTGTTGGTAGCCAGGGGGCTGGAGAAAACTTCTCATTGCGGTTGGTGGTTGGTGCatattgaacttttaaaaagtagtgcAACACCTTTTTCTGGTTAGAAAACTATTTACAGGAGAGATTCTGGAAAGCCTgaggaagaaaaatttcaaatcttCCATTATCCTACTACCCAGAGAAAAGACAGGTTAATAATCTCTCTCTCCAGGGCTATTTGTCTTCATGGGTGTGTGCGTTATCAAACATAGAGACACACCTGTAGTGTGAAATGGGGccagtgtgtgtatgttgtttTGTAattcactttttccctttcaaatGTATCATTAGTCAGTCTCTAGATATGCTCAAATCACTGTCCACAATACCCATTTCAAAGGCCTCACAGTATCCCCCCTTTGCCATAACTTATTAACCAGTCCCTATGTGTTGGGTATTTAGGTTGTTTGCAGTGGTCACTCTTATAAATTAGGTTGTGattaacatttttatagaaaaatcttTGTGAATGTCTGTAATGATGCCTAATTGGAATTGGAGTTGCTCTGTCAATGGGTTTTGATACTGGTTTGTATCAAGTCTACCCTCAAGAACAATAGTCTCATCAGCACAgagtattattaaaatgttttctccaaTTAGAAATAGGTTATTTTAACATGCACTTTATTGCAAATGAATTTGAGTGTTTTTTCATATCTTTgatcatttgttttccttctatGAATTGCCCACGTCCTTTGCTTATTTTAGTGGATTGATctcttcctaattattttaacTCTTGTTAAATAATACCTCACTCCTTTGACATATGTGTCACAAACGTTTTTTAGTTGCCTTCTAATTTTTTGatacttttttcttaaagaatttttaatgtgTACATAACAGATCCATAAATCCCATCCTTTATGATGTCTGTCTTTGATGAGCTTAAGAACAGTCACCCCATCACAGGATTGTAGAAAcatttgcctttattttatttgaacTTTTTAATGGTTTCTACTTTTGTGTTTAGAGCTGTAATGTTTCTAACAAATGTTTTCTAAGAGTCGTTATTGAATGTTCTTTCTCCGTTAATTTATTGAATATTAAGTAAGCAGTCCATCCACACAGATAAGTTTCTGAGATTTGAGCCCCGCCTAGTGGTCCATTTGTCCACTCGGGACTCATGGCTGCACAGTGTGATTTGCTGTGGTTCAGTGGACGTGTCACCACGGGGCAGGCTGTCTCAGGGGAGTccagctttctgtctctgtccccCCTCACACTGCCCCCTCTGTCTTGCCTCTCTGCCCCCCTCTGTCTTCCGAGCACCAGTGACAGAGCTCTTGAGGATGGACCTGGGAAGGGAGAGGGTTGGGGTGAGTTCACGGTGCCCTTAGGGGACACCAGCCCTGTCAAGGAGCCCCAGCCACACCCTCCCATCTGGAAGGCTAGAGCCATGACTTCTTTGAGGCCTGGCCAGCTCCAGATTTCTTCTGTATCACGGAAACCACCTGAAAAGTCTGGTCTTTCTCCTCCAAACCTTTGGCTCTTCAGACCAAGTGAAGGTGTCTTGTCCAACAGGGCCCCTGGGGCCGGGTCAGGGGAGACTTCCAGGTTATCACTGTGGCAGCCACTTTATCAAATCAACAAAGCCGCTCCCTCCCATTCAAAGATGCTGCCAAACGTAACTCCCTGTGGGATGAGAAGCATCACATGTCTTAGTCATGATGCTAACCCAACTCTCGGCACTCTTAAATGTGCCAAATGCTGTTTTGTAAGCATTTTTGCAATATCAGCGTtgcatataaatgtatgtatgaaTAGCAAGGATTCACACACACAGTATTATCCcctttataggtgaggaaactgaggcacacacagGTTAAGTAAGTGGCCTAAGGCCACACCACTCACAGGAGGCACAGAACCAGTACCTGAACCCAGCAGCACACTTTTGCTGACTGTGCAGTCctgaagagagagggagggtgggcagggggcacAGGCCTGGGCCAGGGTTTGACAGGGCAGGAATTGCAGGGAAGTGCCCCcaagatacatacacacatacacacacaggccccCTCTGTCCTCCATGGACTCCTCTGATGTCTCCACCCTGCTCTGCAGAGGCTGCTGGTGGCCTCCACCCTCCCTACCCCGACTCCCTCTGCCCAAGGCCCCTCCATCCAGAGTCTTGTCTCTGGCAGCCAGAGACAGGCCCTAGGGTGGCCCGGACCTGTGGGCTCTGGTGGCCCTTCTGTGAACAGGCCGGTTGGCGGCCAGGGGCCCAGTCCCTTTCGTTCTTGCCAGAGCACTGGAGCCCCTCTTGGGTCCCCCCTCCCTGCCTGCTGGTCCCATCCCAGCACCAGCCGTCAGGCAGTGCAGGTGCCCAGGCCAGCGCGGTGCGTGTCTGCGGGTCGGGATGCACTCTGCTAAACAAGCTGCCCCAGATTCATCTCAGCAGTGTCTGTTCTTGTCTGTGTGGAGGTGGTGTTTacttgtgtctctctgtgtgtgtttatttacaCAGGCAAATTTTCTCTACAGCCTGCAGGCCAAGTACTTGCAGAATCAGGTACAGGGCCCTAGCTGGAGCTGCCCCGTATCCTGCACTGCACTGTCAGCGGGGGAGGAATGCCTGGGGTCCCTGTTCTGACCTCCACACAGGGGTCTGTGGGGAGCTGCGTGTCCCCAGCCTGTGTCCCCCCTGGGGCCCCCCACTCAGTGAGGCCAGTTTTCATCTATTTCAGGGCATCGTTTGGCCCCAAGTCTTCAGTGGCGTCGTGGGCAACTGCGTCAACGGCCTGGCCAACTATGTCCTGGTTTCTGTGCTGGGCCAGGGGGTCAGGTGAGCGGGGGGCTGCAGGGCCTGCTTGAGGGAATCAGTTGAATAAGGCGTTGCATGGGCTGTGGCAGCCTGGTCCGGAGCCCTGCCTACCCCTGAGGGGGCAGCCAGTCCGGTCACAACAAGGACTGTGGAGGCTGTCCACACTGTTAGCCACAGGTGGGTCATGGGGAACTGGGGATGAGCCAGGCCTGTCCCCCGCTTGCCTCCAGGGCTGGAGTCGGCCTTTCCTCCAGCCCGACCTTCCACCCTCTGTCAGGGGCTCCGCATTTGCCAATACCGTCTCCCAGTTCACGCAGGCTGTCTTCCTCCTGTTCTACATCGTGCTGAAGAAGCTGCATCTGGAGACATGGGCAGGTGTGGAGGGGGCTCCTGCCCAGGGAGGGGGTTGCTGAAGGGGCGGGTAGGCTGCCAGCACCAGCCCAGGGCCTTCACTTCGTGGGCAGGGTCCCCCCAGCTGGAGCCGTTGGAGGAGCCCTGCCCCGAGCCTGCCCCCGCATCCCTCAGGGCccacctcttccccaccccctgtATCTGCACCCTCTCTCCGCCTCTGCACCCCACCCCTAGAGGCTTGGTTTCCCAGTCCAGTGTGTCCCGGGTCACAGCCCTGCTGGGGACGGGCCAGGAGCTTCTGCGGATAGAATGCTAGGTGCCAGCAGCAGGCTGCACCCACATTGCTTGGATAAGCTTCAGAACTCCTCGTTAACTCCATTTTTATCTACATGGAGGAAGCCGGTGCTGAGAGAGTTTGTCATTCACCCCAAATCACAGAAGTGGGCTCGAACCTGCTCCCAGGCCTAGGTGCTGAGCTTTTAGCCCCTGAAAGCTGGCTGTGTGGACCGTGGGTCCCTCTCTGGCCTGGGGCCTCCTCCCCCATGGCTGTACCACCCTGTCTGCCTTGTGAAATCTCCTGGAGCCTTGGTGTCGGGCCACCCTCCCAGCAGCCCTTTGGGGAGATGGGGCAGAGATAAGGACTAAAATTTCATCCAAGGAGACAGAGCCCAGGAAGGACCAGGCTGTCTGCCAGCCTGTGGTGCCCGGGCTCCCACCCAGGGGTGCTGCCCGAGGTATTAGCCCGTCCCCTCCTCCCGTCCCCACCCTGCCTGGTGCCAAGTGCCTGGGCTTGCTGTGTGGAGTCAAAAGCTGTGGGCCCTGGCGGTGGGCCGGCTGGCTGGGCCGCAAGGCAGATGGGGGCTCAGTCAGCTGGCTTCTGCTCCTAGGCTGGTCCTGGGAGTGCCTGCAGGACTGGGGCCCCTTCTTCCGCTTGGCCGTCCCCAGCATGCTGATGCTGTGCATCGAGTGGTGGGCCTACGAGATCGGGAGCTTCCTTGTGGGTACGTGGGACGGCGCGGTGTGGGGAGACTCCTCCCCCAGACAGGTGGTTCACCCACCCGGCCGGGCTCTCTGCCAGACTGTGAGCTTCCAGCAGGAGGGCCTGGGCCCAGCGCAGCCCAGTCTaggcctggcacagagtggaCACCTGAGCATGATTTTCAGCCAGAGATGGAGTGAGATGGAACTGGTGCAGCCGGAACATCTTGAGCTCATCAACGGACTCAGAACAGAGTCCAAACAGCCAGGGCTGGAATGGCCCCAAGAGACCTTCCAGTCCACCCCAGACcccatttatagatgagaaaattgagtccCAAGAGTAAAAGAGGCTGTCCAGAGTCACCCCAACCGGGCCGAGAGCTGAACTCAGGCTTCTTGACCTTGGTCcagttttcttccctccctcatcACACGGTGTACACAGGAGAGAGACCCTGACCCTGGCACACCCAGGCAGGGGTCTCCTGGAAGGCTGAAGGCCAAGTGGAAAGGTGGTTTTTTCTGTGTCTGCCCTTGGAAGCCACTGGCCCCTTGGCCCCAAGAGCAGGGGGCACTCTGTCAGCCCAGGGCTGTTGGCCAGCTGGCTGGACACTCACGGTGCTCCTGCCCCACCTCCGCAGGCCTGCTCAGCGTGCGCGACCTATCTGCCCAAGCAGTCATCTACGAGGTGGCCACCGTCATCTACATGGTGAGGCTTGTGGGGGGCACCTTTTTGTCCTGCCCCCAGCCCAATCCCCTGACAGCCTGGGAGTGTcagagggggagggggcagcttCCCCCCAGAGGCCATTTCTGTCTCCTGAGGGACCCTCCAGACCCACTGTGTCCACCAGGCCCAGGCCCTAAGAGCCACACGTGGCCCACAGCCACTCCGCCGTGGGTGATACGGAACTCTCCATGTTGGAATTGTTTTGAGTTGATTGGCATCATTTAAAATTGGGAGATTTCGCGTCACAATCTGGATTTCtgcatttttattgaaaaatgggACGTTCCCTTTAGCAGTGGGCCCACGTTCTTGTACACCTCTAGTGGTGAGCCCTGGGGGACAGAGCCCTTTTGGGGGCACTTCCTTGCCTCCACCGGGGAAAGAACTCCCCACAGTTCCTTCCTCTTCAAGGACACATGGGGTGTCCCGTGTCACTTGTGCAGCCTCTGCCAGCCTCCTGGGGTGCACGCTCTGTGACCCCAGCTTTAATCGAGGGAGTTGCAAAAACCTACATGTACAAAACTGATTTATAAGGTGATTCTTATGTTGAAAGTGGTGTCAATCTTTTTCTCGCAGGGACCTTTTATGACAGACTTAGGACTACACTTGCCTCTTTATGTGATGTTTACTCATGAGGTTTTGGCTGTGTGTT includes:
- the SLC47A2 gene encoding multidrug and toxin extrusion protein 2 isoform X4, producing MDSPQDTVPPGRRSRCPALRRLVPVGFGAEARMIFILSGPLFLFQMLNFMVYVVSTVFCGHLGTVELAAVTLSVAFVNVCGVSIGFGLSSACDTLMSQSFGSPNKKHVGVILQRGVLVLLLCCLPCWALFLNTQLILLLCRQDPAVSRLAQEYVQVYIPGLPANFLYSLQAKYLQNQGIVWPQVFSGVVGNCVNGLANYVLVSVLGQGVRGSAFANTVSQFTQAVFLLFYIVLKKLHLETWAGWSWECLQDWGPFFRLAVPSMLMLCIEWWAYEIGSFLVGLLSVRDLSAQAVIYEVATVIYMIPMGLSIAVCVRVGTALGAADTVQAKRSAISGTLCTVGTSLVVGVLLSLLRNKLGHIFTNDEEVVGLVNKVLPLYIFFQLFDALCCLYAGVLRGTGRQAFGAVVNAVMYYAIGLPLGVVLTFLVGMGVMGLWLGMLVCVMLATAAFVTYTARMDWKRAAEEAQKRAGLPPLGSTGSMALGPRPGPEKAVVSSGGALTSWEAGPVCPGLGGCDPWSCHQTRV
- the SLC47A2 gene encoding multidrug and toxin extrusion protein 2 isoform X7 produces the protein MDSPQDTVPPGRRSRCPALRRLVPVGFGAEARMIFILSGPLFLFQMLNFMVYVVSTVFCGHLGTVELAAVTLSVAFVNVCGVSIGFGLSSACDTLMSQSFGSPNKKHVGVILQRGVLVLLLCCLPCWALFLNTQLILLLCRQDPAVSRLAQEYVQVYIPGLPANFLYSLQAKYLQNQGIVWPQVFSGVVGNCVNGLANYVLVSVLGQGVRGSAFANTVSQFTQAVFLLFYIVLKKLHLETWAGWSWECLQDWGPFFRLAVPSMLMLCIEWWAYEIGSFLVGLLSVRDLSAQAVIYEVATVIYMIPMGLSIAVCVRVGTALGAADTVQAKRSAISGTLCTVGTSLVVGVLLSLLRNKLGHIFTNDEEVVGLVNKVLPLYIFFQLFDALCASGWACWSVSCWPPLPLSRTRPGWTGSGLQRRRRNAQDCRHWGVLGAWPSDPGPGLRKRLCLQWPQAAPLA
- the SLC47A2 gene encoding multidrug and toxin extrusion protein 2 isoform X5; this encodes MDSPQDTVPPGRRSRCPALRRLVPVGFGAEARMIFILSGPLFLFQMLNFMVYVVSTVFCGHLGTVELAAVTLSVAFVNVCGVSIGFGLSSACDTLMSQSFGSPNKKHVGVILQRGVLVLLLCCLPCWALFLNTQLILLLCRQDPAVSRLAQEYVQVYIPGLPANFLYSLQAKYLQNQGIVWPQVFSGVVGNCVNGLANYVLVSVLGQGVRGSAFANTVSQFTQAVFLLFYIVLKKLHLETWAGWSWECLQDWGPFFRLAVPSMLMLCIEWWAYEIGSFLVGLLSVRDLSAQAVIYEVATVIYMIPMGLSIAVCVRVGTALGAADTVQAKRSAISGTLCTVGTSLVVGVLLSLLRNKLGHIFTNDEEVVGLVNKVLPLYIFFQLFDALCCLYAGVLRGTGRQAFGAVVNAVMYYAIGLPLGVVLTFLVGMGVMGLWLGMLVCVMLATAAFVTYTARMDWKRAAEEAQKRAGLPPLGSTGSMALGPRPGPEKAVVSSASC
- the SLC47A2 gene encoding multidrug and toxin extrusion protein 2 isoform X3; its protein translation is MDSPQDTVPPGRRSRCPALRRLVPVGFGAEARMIFILSGPLFLFQMLNFMVYVVSTVFCGHLGTVELAAVTLSVAFVNVCGVSIGFGLSSACDTLMSQSFGSPNKKHVGVILQRGVLVLLLCCLPCWALFLNTQLILLLCRQDPAVSRLAQEYVQVYIPGLPANFLYSLQAKYLQNQGIVWPQVFSGVVGNCVNGLANYVLVSVLGQGVRGSAFANTVSQFTQAVFLLFYIVLKKLHLETWAGLLSVRDLSAQAVIYEVATVIYMIPMGLSIAVCVRVGTALGAADTVQAKRSAISGTLCTVGTSLVVGVLLSLLRNKLGHIFTNDEEVVGLVNKVLPLYIFFQLFDALCCLYAGVLRGTGRQAFGAVVNAVMYYAIGLPLGVVLTFLVGMGVMGLWLGMLVCVMLATAAFVTYTARMDWKRAAEEAQKRAGLPPLGSTGSMALGPRPGPEKAVVSSVATGSSPGVILTTYSRLGGHLDLLRTPEAVHTLPAPTNRLSAKQLALRRGAALGVAVGSLIVGLVLRVLTARP
- the SLC47A2 gene encoding multidrug and toxin extrusion protein 2 isoform X6, with the protein product MDSPQDTVPPGRRSRCPALRRLVPVGFGAEARMIFILSGPLFLFQMLNFMVYVVSTVFCGHLGTVELAAVTLSVAFVNVCGVSIGFGLSSACDTLMSQSFGSPNKKHVGVILQRGVLVLLLCCLPCWALFLNTQLILLLCRQDPAVSRLAQEYVQVYIPGLPANFLYSLQAKYLQNQGIVWPQVFSGVVGNCVNGLANYVLVSVLGQGVRGSAFANTVSQFTQAVFLLFYIVLKKLHLETWAGWSWECLQDWGPFFRLAVPSMLMLCIEWWAYEIGSFLVGLLSVRDLSAQAVIYEVATVIYMIPMGLSIAVCVRVGTALGAADTVQAKRSAISGTLCTVGTSLVVGVLLSLLRNKLGHIFTNDEEVVGLVNKVLPLYIFFQLFDALCASGWACWSVSCWPPLPLSRTRPGWTGSGLQRRRRNAQDCRHWGVLGAWPSDPGPGLRKRLCLQLAAKLEDEV
- the SLC47A2 gene encoding multidrug and toxin extrusion protein 2 isoform X1; this encodes MDSPQDTVPPGRRSRCPALRRLVPVGFGAEARMIFILSGPLFLFQMLNFMVYVVSTVFCGHLGTVELAAVTLSVAFVNVCGVSIGFGLSSACDTLMSQSFGSPNKKHVGVILQRGVLVLLLCCLPCWALFLNTQLILLLCRQDPAVSRLAQEYVQVYIPGLPANFLYSLQAKYLQNQGIVWPQVFSGVVGNCVNGLANYVLVSVLGQGVRGSAFANTVSQFTQAVFLLFYIVLKKLHLETWAGWSWECLQDWGPFFRLAVPSMLMLCIEWWAYEIGSFLVGLLSVRDLSAQAVIYEVATVIYMIPMGLSIAVCVRVGTALGAADTVQAKRSAISGTLCTVGTSLVVGVLLSLLRNKLGHIFTNDEEVVGLVNKVLPLYIFFQLFDALCCLYAGVLRGTGRQAFGAVVNAVMYYAIGLPLGVVLTFLVGMGVMGLWLGMLVCVMLATAAFVTYTARMDWKRAAEEAQKRAGLPPLGSTGSMALGPRPGPEKAVVSSVATGSSPGVILTTYSRLGGHLDLLRTPEAVHTLPAPTNRLSAKQLALRRGAALGVAVGSLIVGLVLRVLTARP
- the SLC47A2 gene encoding multidrug and toxin extrusion protein 2 isoform X2, coding for MDSPQDTVPPGRRSRCPALRRLVPVGFGAEARMIFILSGPLFLFQMLNFMVYVVSTVFCGHLGTVELAAVTLSVAFVNVCGVSIGFGLSSACDTLMSQSFGSPNKKHVGVILQRGVLVLLLCCLPCWALFLNTQLILLLCRQDPAVSRLAQEYVQVYIPGLPGIVWPQVFSGVVGNCVNGLANYVLVSVLGQGVRGSAFANTVSQFTQAVFLLFYIVLKKLHLETWAGWSWECLQDWGPFFRLAVPSMLMLCIEWWAYEIGSFLVGLLSVRDLSAQAVIYEVATVIYMIPMGLSIAVCVRVGTALGAADTVQAKRSAISGTLCTVGTSLVVGVLLSLLRNKLGHIFTNDEEVVGLVNKVLPLYIFFQLFDALCCLYAGVLRGTGRQAFGAVVNAVMYYAIGLPLGVVLTFLVGMGVMGLWLGMLVCVMLATAAFVTYTARMDWKRAAEEAQKRAGLPPLGSTGSMALGPRPGPEKAVVSSVATGSSPGVILTTYSRLGGHLDLLRTPEAVHTLPAPTNRLSAKQLALRRGAALGVAVGSLIVGLVLRVLTARP